Proteins co-encoded in one Longimicrobium sp. genomic window:
- a CDS encoding sugar phosphate nucleotidyltransferase has protein sequence MIVVMPVAGKGTRLRPHTHVTPKPLLKVGDKPVLSYILDDLRQLGVHEAVLITGHLKEKVEEYMGAEYPDFHAEYVEQVEQKGTADAIRLAEPFVHEDLLIIFVDTLFDADLTVVNRLPDDVAGVIWAKEVEDYQRFGVIQTDERGCMQRIFEKPKEPVSKLANIGLYYIRDWKLLFEGIRHTMQQPTGPGGEYFLTDAFQYMVDHGGRLQVEEVKGWYDAGKPETLLETNLHVLSTTRGKSPPAKEGVTVHEPVHVADGVTLEDCEIGPNVTISSGSTVRRSKLRDCIVGANAEIDGCDLHDSLIGNDVKVRGVSGQVDLGDHSVVAPE, from the coding sequence GTGATCGTCGTGATGCCGGTGGCGGGGAAGGGCACGCGCCTTCGCCCGCACACGCACGTTACGCCCAAGCCGCTGCTGAAGGTGGGCGACAAGCCCGTCCTTTCCTACATCCTGGACGACCTCCGCCAGCTGGGGGTGCACGAGGCGGTGCTCATCACCGGGCACCTGAAGGAGAAGGTCGAAGAGTATATGGGCGCCGAGTACCCCGACTTCCACGCCGAGTACGTGGAGCAGGTGGAGCAGAAGGGCACCGCCGACGCCATTCGCCTGGCCGAGCCGTTCGTGCACGAGGACCTGCTCATCATCTTCGTCGACACTTTGTTCGACGCGGACCTGACGGTGGTGAACCGGCTGCCCGACGACGTGGCGGGGGTGATCTGGGCCAAGGAGGTGGAGGACTACCAGCGCTTCGGCGTGATCCAGACCGACGAGCGCGGCTGCATGCAGCGGATCTTCGAGAAGCCGAAGGAGCCCGTCTCGAAGCTGGCCAACATCGGCCTGTACTACATCCGCGACTGGAAGCTGCTGTTCGAGGGGATCCGCCACACCATGCAGCAGCCCACCGGCCCCGGCGGCGAGTACTTCCTGACCGACGCCTTCCAGTACATGGTGGACCACGGCGGCAGGCTGCAGGTGGAAGAGGTGAAGGGGTGGTACGACGCGGGGAAGCCGGAAACGCTGCTGGAAACCAACCTGCACGTGCTTTCCACCACGCGCGGCAAGAGCCCCCCGGCGAAGGAGGGCGTGACGGTGCACGAGCCCGTGCACGTGGCCGACGGTGTGACGCTGGAGGATTGCGAGATCGGCCCGAACGTCACCATCAGCTCGGGGAGCACGGTGCGGCGCTCGAAGCTGCGCGACTGCATCGTCGGCGCGAACGCCGAGATCGACGGCTGCGACCTGCACGACTCGCTGATCGGCAACGACGTGAAGGTGCGCGGCGTATCCGGACAGGTAGACCTGGGCGACCACTCCGTCGTCGCGCCGGAGTAG
- the lon gene encoding endopeptidase La, with protein MASSKASRQSLPDRIPVLPIRSTIVFPGGATALQIGFAPNVEALSKHPENDLIVAMVSTMDDGFPLDPRELEKIATAVRVLDRLNLPGGTIQTTLQGLRRIRLTQVRLEDGYYSATPHEVDEVPAPAEEADPLIEKIVATVSAVANAVERVPDEVPRILRMNLGDAGRFADLAATLCNLKLPDRDAVLQELDVLARLKFVLHSLEGEWEHLREVEHATGAEEAGTGPLPAGGRERRDEIRRRIQALQAELGEVDPVEREANEALRLVERSQLPPRVAAVARREAERLRSNSTTATEAQEIRAYIDALVALPWQRRADGGKFDLEAVRTAIENEHLGLEEPKRRLLEVIAVAELRGDLRGPIPCLVGPPGVGKRTLAQAIAKGLNRPVVRLELGGRSEAQLVGSKRGRSGAQMGKLMQLIRDAGVRDPVFLLEELDEIGLGNVDGDPVEAMEETLDPENRDTFTDRWLDVPFDLSDVFFVASAADFGRIPRDLRNYFIEIRIAGYTPEEKIEIAREWLFPRIVAEHGLDPAKVTIDDETLLFLSRGYARDAGVGNLRRSLAAVMRYLAADKAAGKGEQWAVTRETIEEVLGYPRYNPTPAEVAPEVGVVTGLAWTASGGELMFIEALKMPGTGRLIITGLLGDVMRESVNAAFSYVRSRAAELGIPRDAFADYDIHVHFPVGATPKDGPSAGAAVTLAIASSLSERPVRHDIAMTGEVTLRGKILEIGGVKEKVLAAYRANITHVILPSGNKRDLRDVPEDVREGMTFDYVERMDQIFQLALMGEPRVVRDGPAPPPPASEGVDIPRPAEQDRQAASEK; from the coding sequence ATGGCGTCGTCGAAAGCGTCCCGGCAGAGTCTTCCGGACCGCATCCCGGTCCTCCCCATCCGCAGCACCATCGTGTTCCCCGGCGGGGCCACGGCGCTGCAGATCGGCTTTGCCCCCAATGTCGAGGCGCTCAGCAAGCACCCCGAGAACGACCTGATCGTCGCCATGGTCTCCACCATGGACGACGGTTTTCCGCTGGACCCGCGCGAGCTGGAGAAGATCGCCACCGCCGTGCGCGTGCTGGACCGGCTGAACCTTCCCGGCGGGACGATCCAGACCACGCTCCAGGGGCTGCGCCGCATCCGCCTCACCCAGGTGCGGCTGGAGGACGGCTACTACTCCGCCACCCCGCACGAGGTGGATGAGGTGCCCGCCCCCGCGGAAGAGGCCGACCCGCTGATCGAGAAGATCGTCGCGACCGTCAGCGCCGTGGCCAACGCGGTGGAGCGCGTCCCCGACGAGGTGCCGCGCATCCTGCGCATGAACCTGGGCGACGCCGGGCGCTTCGCCGACCTGGCCGCCACGCTCTGCAACCTGAAGCTTCCCGACCGCGACGCGGTGCTGCAGGAGCTGGACGTGCTGGCCCGGCTGAAGTTCGTGCTCCACTCGCTGGAGGGCGAGTGGGAGCACCTGCGCGAGGTGGAGCACGCCACCGGCGCCGAGGAGGCGGGCACCGGCCCGCTCCCCGCCGGCGGGCGCGAGCGGCGCGACGAGATCCGCCGCCGCATCCAGGCGCTGCAGGCCGAGCTGGGAGAAGTCGACCCCGTGGAGCGCGAGGCCAACGAGGCGCTGCGCCTGGTGGAGCGCTCGCAGCTCCCGCCGCGCGTGGCCGCCGTGGCCCGCCGCGAGGCCGAGCGGCTGCGCTCCAACTCCACCACGGCCACCGAGGCGCAGGAGATCCGCGCCTACATCGACGCGCTGGTGGCGCTCCCCTGGCAGCGCCGGGCCGACGGCGGGAAGTTCGACCTGGAGGCGGTGCGCACCGCCATCGAGAACGAGCACCTCGGGCTGGAAGAGCCCAAGCGGCGCCTCCTGGAGGTGATCGCCGTGGCGGAGCTGCGCGGCGACCTGCGCGGGCCCATCCCCTGCCTGGTGGGGCCGCCGGGGGTGGGCAAGCGCACGCTGGCGCAGGCCATCGCCAAGGGACTCAACCGCCCCGTCGTCCGGCTGGAGCTGGGCGGGCGCAGCGAGGCGCAGCTGGTGGGCAGCAAGCGCGGCCGCAGCGGCGCGCAGATGGGCAAGCTGATGCAGCTGATCCGCGACGCGGGCGTGCGCGACCCCGTGTTCCTGCTGGAGGAGCTGGACGAGATCGGGCTGGGGAACGTGGACGGCGACCCGGTCGAGGCGATGGAGGAAACGCTCGACCCCGAGAACCGCGACACCTTCACCGACCGCTGGCTGGACGTGCCCTTCGACCTCTCCGACGTCTTCTTCGTGGCCTCGGCGGCGGACTTCGGGCGGATCCCGCGCGACCTGCGCAACTACTTCATCGAGATCCGCATCGCCGGGTACACGCCCGAGGAGAAGATCGAGATCGCGCGCGAGTGGCTGTTCCCGCGCATCGTGGCCGAGCACGGGCTGGACCCGGCGAAGGTGACGATCGACGACGAGACGCTGCTCTTCCTCTCCCGCGGCTACGCGCGCGACGCCGGCGTGGGGAACCTGCGCCGCTCGCTCGCCGCGGTGATGCGCTACCTGGCCGCGGACAAGGCGGCCGGCAAGGGCGAGCAGTGGGCGGTGACGCGGGAGACGATCGAGGAAGTTCTCGGCTACCCGCGCTACAACCCCACGCCGGCCGAGGTGGCGCCCGAGGTGGGCGTGGTGACGGGGCTGGCGTGGACCGCGTCGGGCGGTGAGCTGATGTTCATCGAGGCGCTGAAGATGCCGGGGACCGGCCGCCTGATCATCACCGGGCTGCTGGGCGACGTGATGCGCGAGTCGGTGAACGCCGCGTTCAGCTACGTGCGCTCGCGCGCGGCCGAGCTCGGCATCCCCCGCGACGCCTTCGCCGACTACGACATCCACGTGCACTTCCCCGTGGGCGCCACGCCCAAGGACGGCCCGTCGGCCGGCGCGGCGGTCACGCTGGCCATCGCCAGCTCGCTGTCGGAGCGGCCGGTGCGGCACGACATCGCCATGACGGGCGAGGTCACGCTGCGCGGGAAGATCCTGGAGATCGGCGGGGTGAAGGAGAAGGTGCTGGCCGCCTACCGCGCCAACATCACCCACGTGATCCTGCCCTCGGGGAACAAGCGCGACCTGCGCGACGTGCCCGAGGACGTGCGCGAGGGGATGACCTTCGACTACGTGGAGCGGATGGACCAGATCTTCCAGCTCGCGCTGATGGGCGAGCCGCGCGTGGTGCGCGACGGCCCCGCGCCCCCGCCGCCGGCCAGCGAAGGCGTCGACATCCCCCGCCCCGCCGAGCAGGACCGCCAGGCGGCGAGCGAAAAGTAG
- a CDS encoding arsenate reductase family protein has product MPWLRGNAECTTCQKAAAYLEQKGVSIRSYRNLKEEPLSEDEVRALAAKVGGVEKLFSKRAMKYRQLGLHEQQLSDDDLVRLMAEEYTFVTRPVVVRGGRATAGFSAKRVDELIA; this is encoded by the coding sequence ATTCCGTGGTTACGCGGAAATGCAGAGTGCACCACCTGCCAGAAGGCGGCCGCGTACCTGGAGCAGAAGGGCGTCTCCATCCGCAGCTACCGCAACCTGAAGGAAGAGCCGCTTTCGGAAGACGAGGTGCGCGCGCTGGCCGCGAAGGTCGGCGGCGTGGAGAAGCTGTTCTCGAAGCGCGCGATGAAGTACCGCCAGCTGGGCCTGCACGAGCAGCAGCTCTCGGACGACGACCTGGTGCGGCTGATGGCCGAGGAGTACACCTTCGTCACCCGCCCCGTCGTCGTCCGCGGCGGTCGCGCGACTGCGGGCTTCTCGGCCAAGCGCGTGGACGAACTGATCGCTTGA
- a CDS encoding arsenate reductase family protein — MTTGVNVDVYWLPYCTTCQKAAAYLEQKGVSIRGYRNLKEEPLSEDEVRALAAKVGGVEKLFSKRAMKYRQMGLHEREVAEDEMVRLMAQEYTFVTRPVIARGGRATAGFSAKRLDELVG; from the coding sequence ATGACCACCGGCGTGAATGTCGATGTCTACTGGCTGCCGTACTGCACCACCTGCCAGAAGGCGGCCGCGTACCTGGAGCAGAAGGGCGTCTCCATCCGCGGCTACCGCAACCTGAAGGAAGAGCCGCTATCGGAAGACGAGGTGCGCGCGCTGGCCGCGAAGGTCGGCGGCGTGGAGAAGCTGTTCTCGAAGCGCGCGATGAAGTACCGCCAGATGGGACTGCACGAGCGCGAGGTCGCGGAGGACGAGATGGTGCGGCTGATGGCGCAGGAGTACACCTTCGTCACCCGCCCCGTCATCGCCCGCGGCGGTCGCGCGACGGCGGGGTTCTCGGCGAAGCGGCTGGACGAGTTGGTGGGGTGA
- a CDS encoding M20/M25/M40 family metallo-hydrolase has translation MPSTPAVPPLLSDARLRPVRALAHQTDADTLNDQLELVVIPSPPFGEETRGARLAERFREIGLAGVRRDGEGNVIGSIPGANGDPRPIVVAAHLDTVFAAGTDLTPRRENGRIYVPGITDNARGLAGMLAVARVLARAGVRPKRPVVFVGTVGEEGAGDLRGVKHLFGEGGELRQAAGFIALDGSGLRRIVHRAIGSRRLRVEVAGPGGHSWADRGAANPIVALGAAAAEIAALALPEPTRTALTVARIGGGTSINAIPGGAWMELDMRSEAPGVLPRLEESVRAVLARVVERENAGRHKNTEPLTSAVAVIGDRPSGQTQPREPLVQAASAITYGLGQKPELVGSSTDANVPMALGIPSIAIGVGGDSGGIHTTDEWYSNENGALGVERALLIILAAAGVEA, from the coding sequence ATGCCTTCGACGCCGGCGGTCCCGCCCCTGCTTTCCGACGCTCGCCTCAGGCCCGTCCGCGCGCTCGCCCACCAGACCGACGCCGACACGCTGAACGACCAGCTGGAGCTGGTCGTCATCCCCTCGCCGCCGTTCGGCGAGGAGACGCGCGGCGCCCGGCTGGCGGAGCGCTTCCGCGAGATCGGCCTGGCCGGGGTGCGGCGCGACGGCGAGGGAAACGTCATCGGCTCCATCCCCGGCGCCAACGGCGATCCGCGCCCCATCGTCGTCGCGGCGCATCTGGACACCGTGTTCGCGGCGGGCACGGACCTCACGCCGCGGCGCGAGAACGGGCGCATCTACGTTCCCGGCATCACCGACAACGCGCGCGGGCTGGCGGGAATGCTGGCCGTGGCCCGGGTGCTGGCGCGCGCCGGGGTGCGGCCGAAGCGCCCGGTGGTGTTCGTCGGCACCGTGGGCGAGGAGGGCGCCGGCGACCTGCGCGGGGTGAAGCACCTGTTCGGCGAGGGCGGCGAGCTGCGCCAGGCGGCCGGCTTCATCGCGCTGGACGGGTCGGGGCTGCGCCGCATCGTGCACCGCGCCATCGGCTCGCGGCGGCTGCGCGTGGAGGTGGCCGGCCCGGGCGGGCACTCGTGGGCGGACCGCGGCGCGGCGAACCCCATCGTCGCCCTGGGTGCGGCGGCGGCGGAGATCGCGGCGCTGGCGCTGCCGGAGCCCACGCGCACGGCGCTCACCGTGGCGCGGATCGGCGGCGGCACCAGCATCAACGCCATCCCCGGCGGCGCATGGATGGAGCTGGACATGCGCAGCGAGGCGCCCGGCGTGCTCCCGCGGCTGGAGGAGAGCGTGCGCGCGGTGCTGGCCCGCGTGGTGGAGCGCGAGAACGCGGGGCGGCACAAGAACACCGAGCCGCTCACCTCCGCCGTCGCCGTCATCGGCGACCGCCCCAGCGGGCAGACACAGCCGCGCGAGCCGCTGGTGCAGGCCGCGTCGGCCATCACCTACGGCCTGGGACAGAAGCCGGAGCTGGTGGGCTCGTCGACCGACGCCAACGTACCCATGGCGCTGGGCATCCCCTCCATCGCCATCGGCGTGGGCGGCGACTCGGGCGGCATCCACACCACCGACGAGTGGTACAGCAACGAGAACGGCGCGCTGGGCGTGGAGCGCGCGCTGCTCATCATCCTGGCCGCCGCGGGCGTGGAGGCGTAG
- the glgX gene encoding glycogen debranching protein GlgX, translating to MKVLPGRRSPLGATWDGEGVNFAVFSEHATAVEVCLFDAENPARETARLRLREVTAHVWHGYVRGLGPGQLYGFRLDGPYEPQHGLRFNPFKLLLDPYARAVAGNVDWKHPVFGYPLGNPDGDLAGRDEGDSAAGMPKGVVVDPAYDWEGDRPLRTPWYRTVIYEAHVRGLTMRHPDVPPELRGTYAGVAHPAVVEHLKSIGVTAVELLPVHDFVDDSQLLERGLRNYWGYNTLNFFSPDARYSGSGDRGGQVREFRDMVKALHRAGLEVILDVVYNHTAEGNHLGPTLSFKGIDNPTYYRLKDDEPRYYMDYTGTGNSLDTRHPQVLKLVNDSLRYWVQEMHVDGFRFDLAATLAREEHGMDRLSSFFDVIHQDPVLSEVKLIAEPWDIGEYQVGNFPVLWTEWNGRYRDDVRTYWRGDAGSVDELAYRLTGSSDLYGDDGRKAYASINFVTAHDGFTLNDLVSYEEKHNEANGENNGDGEQHNRSLNFGIEGPTDDPGIAAQREKQKRNFLATLLLSQGVPMILGGDEIGRTQGGNNNAYCQDNEISWLDWELDDARRDLLEFTRRVARLRREHPIFRRRKFFQGQKIRGSELKDVRWLRPDGEEMGDADWGTHFVRSFGMLLGGDAMMEWDDEGERVFDDSFLLLFNAAPETVTFVLPGTPTPARWEPVLDTSRPAAAQPEGLHDPGAAVELPGRSMLVLRHVPDDGGTD from the coding sequence ATGAAGGTGCTGCCGGGGAGGCGCTCTCCCCTCGGCGCGACGTGGGATGGCGAGGGCGTGAACTTCGCCGTGTTCTCGGAGCACGCCACCGCCGTGGAGGTCTGCCTCTTCGACGCCGAAAACCCCGCGCGGGAGACCGCCCGCCTGCGTCTGCGCGAGGTGACCGCGCACGTCTGGCACGGCTACGTGCGCGGGCTGGGCCCGGGGCAGCTGTACGGCTTCCGGCTCGACGGGCCTTACGAGCCGCAGCACGGCCTGCGCTTCAACCCCTTCAAGCTGCTGCTGGACCCGTACGCCCGCGCCGTGGCCGGCAACGTGGACTGGAAGCATCCCGTCTTCGGCTACCCGCTCGGCAACCCCGACGGCGACCTGGCCGGCCGCGACGAGGGCGACAGCGCCGCCGGGATGCCCAAGGGCGTCGTCGTCGACCCGGCATACGACTGGGAGGGCGACCGCCCGCTGCGCACGCCGTGGTACCGCACCGTCATCTACGAGGCTCACGTGAGGGGGCTGACGATGCGGCATCCGGACGTGCCGCCGGAGCTGCGCGGCACCTACGCGGGCGTGGCGCACCCGGCCGTGGTCGAGCACCTGAAGTCCATCGGCGTGACCGCGGTGGAGCTCCTTCCCGTGCACGACTTCGTGGACGACAGCCAGCTGCTGGAGCGGGGACTGCGCAACTACTGGGGATACAACACGCTGAACTTCTTCTCCCCCGACGCGCGCTACTCGGGGAGCGGTGACCGCGGCGGGCAGGTGCGCGAGTTCCGCGACATGGTGAAGGCGCTGCACCGCGCGGGGCTGGAGGTGATCCTCGACGTCGTCTACAACCACACCGCGGAGGGGAACCACCTCGGCCCCACCCTCTCCTTCAAGGGGATCGACAACCCCACGTACTACCGGCTGAAGGACGACGAGCCGCGGTACTACATGGACTACACGGGCACGGGCAACTCGCTCGACACCCGCCATCCCCAGGTGCTGAAGCTGGTGAACGACTCGCTTCGCTACTGGGTGCAGGAGATGCACGTCGACGGGTTCCGCTTCGACCTGGCGGCCACGCTGGCGCGCGAGGAGCACGGGATGGACCGGCTGTCGTCGTTCTTCGACGTCATCCACCAGGACCCGGTGCTCAGCGAGGTGAAGCTGATCGCCGAGCCGTGGGACATCGGCGAGTACCAGGTGGGGAACTTCCCCGTGCTGTGGACCGAGTGGAACGGCAGGTACCGCGACGACGTGCGCACCTACTGGCGCGGCGACGCGGGCAGCGTGGACGAGCTGGCCTACCGGCTCACCGGCTCCAGCGACCTGTACGGCGACGACGGGCGCAAGGCGTACGCGAGCATCAACTTCGTGACCGCGCACGACGGCTTCACGCTGAACGACCTGGTGAGCTACGAGGAGAAGCACAACGAGGCGAACGGCGAGAACAACGGCGACGGCGAGCAGCACAACCGCTCGCTCAACTTCGGGATCGAAGGACCGACGGACGATCCCGGGATCGCCGCCCAGCGCGAGAAGCAGAAGCGGAACTTCCTTGCGACGCTTCTCCTGTCGCAGGGCGTGCCGATGATCCTGGGCGGCGACGAGATCGGCCGGACGCAGGGCGGCAACAACAACGCCTACTGCCAGGACAACGAGATCTCGTGGCTGGACTGGGAGCTGGACGACGCGCGCCGCGACCTGCTGGAGTTCACCCGCCGGGTCGCCCGGCTGCGGCGCGAGCACCCCATCTTCCGGCGGCGCAAGTTCTTCCAGGGGCAGAAGATCCGCGGCTCGGAGCTGAAGGACGTGCGCTGGCTGCGGCCGGACGGCGAGGAGATGGGCGACGCGGACTGGGGGACGCACTTCGTCCGCAGCTTCGGGATGCTCCTCGGCGGCGACGCGATGATGGAGTGGGACGACGAGGGCGAGCGCGTGTTCGACGACTCGTTCCTCCTCCTCTTCAACGCCGCGCCCGAGACGGTGACGTTCGTGCTCCCCGGCACGCCGACCCCCGCGCGCTGGGAGCCGGTGCTCGACACCAGCCGCCCCGCCGCCGCGCAGCCCGAGGGATTGCACGACCCCGGCGCCGCCGTCGAGCTCCCCGGCCGCTCCATGCTCGTCCTCCGCCACGTTCCTGACGACGGGGGGACGGACTGA
- a CDS encoding pinensin family lanthipeptide, which yields MRKMKLDVDDLRVTSFETHVEEKERGTVRGHVATEWNTCEGGTCNGQQTCWDSCDGVCGTYYCVTDGSCWNYSCINTCSLTVNPCYPTAGEVNSCKFACR from the coding sequence ATGCGCAAGATGAAGCTCGACGTGGACGACCTGCGGGTGACGTCGTTCGAGACCCACGTGGAGGAGAAGGAGCGCGGGACCGTGCGCGGCCACGTGGCGACGGAGTGGAACACCTGCGAGGGCGGCACCTGCAACGGGCAGCAGACCTGCTGGGACAGCTGCGACGGCGTGTGCGGCACGTACTACTGCGTCACCGACGGCTCGTGCTGGAACTACTCGTGCATCAACACCTGCTCGCTGACGGTGAACCCGTGCTACCCCACGGCCGGCGAGGTGAACTCCTGCAAGTTCGCCTGCCGCTGA
- a CDS encoding LeuA family protein, with the protein MQESELIHDWNCVEGCFDYSTRRGVQLNDETLRDGLQSPSVTDPTIDEKIRLLHLMSELGIASADIGLPGAGPRAVRDVEALAREIADHRLPIAPNCAARTVRADIQPIIDISQRVGMAIEAATFIGSSPIRQYAEDWTLERMLRATDDAVCFAVQNGLPVMYVTEDTTRARPEVLKKLYQTAIECGARRICLADTVGHATPHGVRQLVRFVRQEVVEPSGEDVKIDWHGHRDRGLAIPNCLAAIEEGAHRIHGTALGIGERCGNAEMDLLLVNLKLLGLHDWDLSKLSEYVQLAADACRVPVAYNWPVFGEDAFRTGTGVHAAAIVKAEAKGDAWLADRIYSGVPAGWFGLSQKIEISPMSGISNVRYWLNAHGMDGADEGLANHVFDAAKKCDHTFTDAEVLALCSQYHAVSQPAAAVA; encoded by the coding sequence ATGCAGGAAAGCGAGCTGATCCACGACTGGAACTGCGTTGAAGGCTGCTTCGACTACTCCACCCGCCGCGGCGTGCAGCTGAACGACGAAACGCTGCGCGACGGGCTGCAGTCCCCGTCGGTGACCGATCCCACGATCGACGAGAAGATCCGGCTGCTACACCTGATGAGCGAGCTCGGCATCGCCTCGGCCGACATCGGCCTTCCGGGCGCCGGCCCGCGCGCCGTGCGCGACGTGGAGGCGCTCGCGCGCGAGATCGCCGACCACCGCCTTCCCATCGCGCCCAACTGCGCCGCGCGGACGGTGCGCGCCGACATACAGCCCATCATCGACATCTCCCAGCGGGTGGGGATGGCCATCGAGGCGGCGACCTTCATCGGCAGCTCGCCCATCCGCCAGTACGCCGAGGACTGGACGCTGGAGCGGATGCTGCGCGCCACCGACGACGCCGTCTGCTTCGCGGTGCAGAACGGGCTGCCGGTGATGTACGTGACCGAGGACACCACGCGCGCCCGCCCCGAGGTGCTGAAGAAGCTGTACCAGACCGCCATCGAGTGCGGCGCGCGGCGCATCTGCCTGGCCGACACGGTGGGGCACGCCACGCCGCACGGCGTGCGGCAGCTGGTGCGCTTCGTCCGCCAGGAGGTGGTGGAGCCCAGCGGCGAGGACGTGAAGATCGACTGGCACGGCCACCGCGACCGCGGCCTGGCCATCCCCAACTGCCTGGCCGCCATCGAGGAGGGCGCGCACCGCATCCACGGCACCGCGCTGGGGATCGGCGAGCGCTGCGGCAACGCGGAGATGGATCTTCTCCTCGTCAATCTGAAGCTCCTCGGGCTGCACGACTGGGACCTGTCGAAGCTGAGCGAGTACGTGCAGCTGGCGGCCGACGCCTGCCGCGTTCCGGTGGCGTACAACTGGCCCGTCTTCGGCGAGGATGCGTTCCGAACGGGGACGGGCGTGCACGCGGCGGCGATCGTGAAGGCCGAGGCGAAGGGCGATGCGTGGCTGGCGGACCGCATCTACTCCGGCGTGCCGGCCGGCTGGTTCGGGCTCAGCCAGAAGATCGAGATCTCGCCGATGAGCGGCATCTCCAACGTGCGCTACTGGCTGAACGCGCACGGGATGGACGGCGCGGACGAGGGCCTTGCGAACCACGTGTTCGACGCGGCCAAGAAGTGCGACCACACCTTCACCGACGCCGAGGTGCTGGCGCTCTGCTCGCAGTACCACGCGGTGAGCCAGCCCGCCGCCGCGGTGGCGTAG
- a CDS encoding DUF1499 domain-containing protein, giving the protein MGLIRALSSNRAWTDPESPDRRLRGREYAVPFSAVWEAAVETARKRSRWTVTEANPRRGEIVAEARTALWRFTDDIIIRLSLDGDGMTRVDVVSQSRVGSADFGVNARRIARFLHALDRHLRRPAGRGESRKTSSGK; this is encoded by the coding sequence ATGGGGCTGATCCGCGCGCTTTCCAGCAACCGGGCCTGGACCGATCCCGAGTCGCCCGACCGGCGGCTGCGGGGGCGCGAGTACGCCGTGCCGTTCAGCGCGGTGTGGGAGGCGGCGGTCGAGACGGCGCGGAAGCGCTCGCGGTGGACCGTCACCGAGGCCAACCCCAGGCGGGGCGAGATCGTGGCCGAGGCGCGCACCGCGCTCTGGCGCTTCACCGACGATATCATCATCCGCCTGTCGCTGGACGGTGACGGGATGACGCGCGTGGACGTCGTGTCACAGTCGCGGGTCGGGAGCGCCGACTTCGGCGTGAACGCGCGGCGGATTGCCCGCTTCTTGCACGCGCTCGACCGCCACCTGCGCCGCCCCGCGGGGCGCGGCGAATCACGTAAAACAAGCAGCGGCAAGTAG